Proteins encoded together in one Cicer arietinum cultivar CDC Frontier isolate Library 1 chromosome 4, Cicar.CDCFrontier_v2.0, whole genome shotgun sequence window:
- the LOC101508033 gene encoding uncharacterized protein isoform X1 has translation MPLFSSWKVMEIPQLDLGSSSCEALESEKMNIGSQRILFSDHINACQYSSEKVDSFVIDMDSFSSSINKDNINANSRTTFQRSLSRKGSQRWGDRNVIVNGNVDTLNDKDTVPTTYSPKAALVGSCKSTVTAAGSTQNSTNSQQQVHHQITVTASNNMCNTNTENKCITRRNSFGRSSSWLLDPKKVLLAFATLSSVGTLLLIYLTLTISKQNGAEYGGDLQ, from the exons atgCCCCTTTTTTCCTCTTGGAAAGTGATGGAAATTCCACAGTTG GATTTGGGTTCTTCTTCTTGTGAGGCTTTGGAATCAGAAAAGATGAATATTGGTTCACAGAGAATCTTGTTTTCAGATCACATAAACGCATGTCAATACTCATCTGAGAAAGTAGATAGCTTTGTGATTGATATGGATTCTTTCTCTTCCAGCATCAACAAAGATAACATCAATGCGAATTCAAGAACTACA TTCCAACGGAGCCTATCAAGGAAAGGATCTCAACGTTGGGGAGATAGGAATGTGATTGTGAACGGCAATGTCGACACACTTAACGACAAAGATACTGTCCCTACTACATACTCACCGAAAG CTGCTCTGGTAGGATCCTGCAAATCAACGGTCACAGCAGCGGGGTCCACacaaaattcaacaaactcACAACAGCAGGTACACCATCAAATTACTGTCACAGCTAGTAATAACATGTGTAACACCAACACAGAAAACAAATGTATAACGAGGAGGAATAGTTTTGGACGATCTTCTTCTTGGCTCCTAGACCCTAAAAAAGTTCTACTTGCCTTTGCCACCTT GTCGAGTGTGGGAACATTGTTACTTATATACTTGACTCTTACTATCAGCAAGCAAAATGGAGCTGAATATGGTGGTGATTTGCAGTAG
- the LOC101508033 gene encoding uncharacterized protein isoform X2, protein MNIGSQRILFSDHINACQYSSEKVDSFVIDMDSFSSSINKDNINANSRTTFQRSLSRKGSQRWGDRNVIVNGNVDTLNDKDTVPTTYSPKAALVGSCKSTVTAAGSTQNSTNSQQQVHHQITVTASNNMCNTNTENKCITRRNSFGRSSSWLLDPKKVLLAFATLSSVGTLLLIYLTLTISKQNGAEYGGDLQ, encoded by the exons ATGAATATTGGTTCACAGAGAATCTTGTTTTCAGATCACATAAACGCATGTCAATACTCATCTGAGAAAGTAGATAGCTTTGTGATTGATATGGATTCTTTCTCTTCCAGCATCAACAAAGATAACATCAATGCGAATTCAAGAACTACA TTCCAACGGAGCCTATCAAGGAAAGGATCTCAACGTTGGGGAGATAGGAATGTGATTGTGAACGGCAATGTCGACACACTTAACGACAAAGATACTGTCCCTACTACATACTCACCGAAAG CTGCTCTGGTAGGATCCTGCAAATCAACGGTCACAGCAGCGGGGTCCACacaaaattcaacaaactcACAACAGCAGGTACACCATCAAATTACTGTCACAGCTAGTAATAACATGTGTAACACCAACACAGAAAACAAATGTATAACGAGGAGGAATAGTTTTGGACGATCTTCTTCTTGGCTCCTAGACCCTAAAAAAGTTCTACTTGCCTTTGCCACCTT GTCGAGTGTGGGAACATTGTTACTTATATACTTGACTCTTACTATCAGCAAGCAAAATGGAGCTGAATATGGTGGTGATTTGCAGTAG